The Bacteroidales bacterium genomic sequence CACGCACGGAAAGACAACCCCGAACTTCAGGAAGCAATCCGCATCGGTGTCCCGGTTTTTTCATTCCCGGAATATTTCTACCGCCAGACCCAAAAGGCAAAACGTATTGTCATTGCCGGAAGCCATGGTAAAACTACCATAACTGCCATGGTGATGCATGCATTGCTGACGGAAGGAATCGTTTTCAGTTACCTGATCGGTTCCCATGTTCCCGGATTTGAGCACCAGGTATGGATTGAGCCGGAAGCTGAGCTGGCAGTGATGGAAGGAGATGAATACCTGAGTTCCCCTCTTGATAACCGGCCGAAATTCCTTCACTATCATCCCCATATTGCCCTGATCAGCGGAATTGCCTGGGACCATATGAACGTATTTCCCCGGTTCGAAGAGTATGTGAATGCCTTTGCCACGCTTATACAAAATATAGAACCTGCCGGAACCCTCGTTTTTTGCGATGATGACGAAAACCTGCGGCAGGTTTCCTCTTCGTTGCGACCTGACCTGAAAAAGATCCCGTACAATACCCTCCCTTATCGTATGGTTCAGGGAAAAACCATCATCCAGCATGCCGCCCGGTCATTTGAAACGGAACTCTTTGGCCGGCACATGATGCAAAATATGTCCGGAGCCATGCTGGTAGCTCAGGAAGCCGGCATCAGCCCCGGCAATTTCCTCGCATCCATGCAAACCTTCAGGGGCGCGGCAAAAAGACTGCAGAAAGTGTATGACAATACAAAGTTTACGGTTTTTATGGATTTCGCCCACGCTCCTTCCAAGGTAAAAGCATCTGTTGCCGCGGTAAAAGAATACGACCCGGGCCGGAAAGTAATTGCCTGCCTGGAGTTGCATACCTATAGCAGTCTGAATAAGGCCTTTCTTCCCCTCTACAGGGGAACGCTGGATGAAGCCGACTTTCCTGTGGTCTTTTACAGCCCTTCAGCCCTTGAACACAAGAAGATGCCCGAACTCTCAGCCGATGATGTGTACGATGCGTTTCAATGCCCGCAACTGAAAGTATTTACCCAAGCCAGCCGCCTGGAAGACTACCTGCTTTCCCATGCAGATAATGGGTTTACACTTCTGCTCATGTCGTCAGGCAACTGGGGAGGAATGGAGGCGGACAAACTTATTAATAAGATTATCAACAAGTTAAACCTCTGAAACCAAAAATTTTCGGCAAGGTGCTTGCAGAAAAAGAAAAAAATGTACCTTTGCACGCCCAAAGTTC encodes the following:
- a CDS encoding peptidoglycan synthetase, whose translation is MNQLPRIHFIAIGGSIMHSLAINLHLRGYTVTGSDDEIFEPSRSDLLRHGLLPQEQGWFPEKIHRGLDAVILGMHARKDNPELQEAIRIGVPVFSFPEYFYRQTQKAKRIVIAGSHGKTTITAMVMHALLTEGIVFSYLIGSHVPGFEHQVWIEPEAELAVMEGDEYLSSPLDNRPKFLHYHPHIALISGIAWDHMNVFPRFEEYVNAFATLIQNIEPAGTLVFCDDDENLRQVSSSLRPDLKKIPYNTLPYRMVQGKTIIQHAARSFETELFGRHMMQNMSGAMLVAQEAGISPGNFLASMQTFRGAAKRLQKVYDNTKFTVFMDFAHAPSKVKASVAAVKEYDPGRKVIACLELHTYSSLNKAFLPLYRGTLDEADFPVVFYSPSALEHKKMPELSADDVYDAFQCPQLKVFTQASRLEDYLLSHADNGFTLLLMSSGNWGGMEADKLINKIINKLNL